GACGAGGAAATCCGCAGGACAATCCAGGTGCTTTCCCGCCGCACCAAGAACAACCCGGTGCTCATCGGCGAGCCGGGTGTGGGCAAGACCGCCGTGGTAGAGGGGCTGGCCCAGCGTATCGTCAGCGGCGATGTGCCCGAAGCTCTTCTGACCAAGCGACTGTTGGTGCTCGATCTGGGAGCCCTGGTGGCCGGCGCCAAGTTTCGCGGCGAGTTCGAGGAACGGCTGAAAGCCGTGCTGACCGAGGTACAATCAGCGGCCGGCGAAATCATCTTGTTCATCGACGAGATGCATACCCTGGTGGGCGCCGGAGCGGCGGAAGGCTCCATGGATGCCTCCAACCTGCTCAAGCCTGCCTTGGCGCGGGGAGAACTGCACTGCGTTGGTGCAACAACAATTAACGAGTATCGCAAGCATGTGGAAAAAGACGCGGCGCTGGCGCGCCGGTTCCAGCCCGTGTTCGTTGCCGAGCCGACGGTGGAGGATACGGTTTCCATCCTGCGCGGTATCAAGGAAAAGTACGAGATGCACCACGGGGTGCGCATTGCCGATGCGGCCCTGGTATCGGCGGCGAGTCTGTCCAATCGTTATATTTCCGACCGCTTCCTGCCCGACAAGGCCATTGATCTGGTGGACGAGGCGGCCTCGCGGGTCCGCATGGAAGTGGATTCCAAGCCCGAAGAGGTGGATGAACTGGACCGACGCATTATCCAGTTAAAGATCGAACGCGAGGCGTTGAAAAAGGAATCCGACTCGGCGTCGCGCTCGCGGCTTGAGAGGCTGGAAACGGAACTGGCGGACTTGGAGCAACGCTCCGGGAGTCTGACCGATCGATGGAAGGCGGAAAAGGATCACCTGGCCGAGGCTACGAAGCTGAAGGAGAAGCTCGATCAGGCCCGCATCGCCGCCGAGCGGGCCATGCGCGAGGGCAAGTTGGAAGAAGCTTCGGAACTGCAATACAGCCTCCTCCCCGAGTTGGAGCGACGCTTGTCCGAGGCCGAGGGGCAAGAAAACACGCGCATGGTCGAGGAGGCCGTTCTTGAAAGCCATATCGCCTCGGTGGTATCCCGCTGGACCGGCATTCCGGTGGATAAGATGCTGCAAGGCGAGCGCGAGAAGCTGCTCAACATGGAACAGGCCTTGCGCGGTCGAGTGATTGGCCAGGACGAGGCTCTGGTCGCGGTCTCCGACGCGGTGCGCCGGGCCCGGGCAGGCTTGCAGGATATCAACCGGCCCATCGGATCGTTTCTGTTCCTCGGCCCCACCGGGGTGGGCAAGACCGAACTGACCAAGGCTCTGGCCGGGTTCTTGTTCGATGACGAACAGGCCATGGTCCGCATCGACATGTCTGAATACATGGAAAAGCATGCCGTCGCGCGGTTGATTGGCGCGCCGCCTGGATATGTGGGGCACGATGAAGGCGGCATGCTCACCGAGGCGGTGCGGCGCAGACCCTATCAGGTGGTGCTGTTCGATGAGGTGGAGAAAGCCCATCCGGACGTATTCAACGTGCTCTTGCAGGTGCTTGATGATGGTCGCCTGACCGACGGGCAGGGGCGGACCGTGGATTTTCGCAATGTGCTGATCATTCTGACCTCGAACATCGGTGCCGAGATTCTGTCCGAGCAGGCCGATGGTCACGACTCCGAGGAAATCCGTCCGCAAGTCATGGAGATGGTGCGGCAGGCGTTCCGACCGGAATTCCTCAATCGTCTAGACGAGGTGATCCTCTTTCACCGGCTGTTCCGCGAACATATGGGCGGTATCGTCGAGATCCAATTGTCACGCTTGAGCAAGCTGTTGGAGGAACGCAAGATCACCATCGAATTGGATGACGCGGCCAAGGACTGGCTTTCCGACGCGGGCTACGACCCAGCCTATGGCGCCCGTCCGCTCAAGCGGGTGATCCAGAAAAACCTGCAAAATGCCTTGGCGGGTTTGATCCTGGAGGACCGTGTCAAGGACGGGGATCGGGTTCTGGTCTCCGCCGATTCCAATGGGTTGACCCTCAATGGCGAGGGCGGTGGATAATATTGCAAATTAGCCTTGCCTAATGGGAAGGCGGGTGTTATATTATCTCATCACTTAGGGAATCGTGTCTCGCCCCTAGGTGTTCCCAACCGGACCTGAACCTCAGGTTTATCTTCACCCTTCCGGCTTGCCGGAAGGGTTTTTTTTGGATTGTTGGTCCAAGTCTCTGTGTTGGTGAAAAAGTGGCTGTCTGGTAAGGGTCGGCCCCGAGCCCATGGGGCGACTAGAAAAAGTGGCTGTCTGGTAAGGGGCGGCCCCGAGCCCATGGGGCGACCAAAAAAAATGGCCGCCCGGTAAGGGTCGGCCCCGAGCCCATGGGGCGACTGAAAAAGTGGCTGTCTGGTAAGGGTCGGCCCCGAGCCCATGGGGCGACTGAAAAAGTGGCTGTCTGGTAAGGGGCGGCCCCGAGCCCATGGGGCGACCAAAAAAAATGGCCGCCCGGTAAGGGGCGGCCCAAGTGCAGGGAGGAAACGTTCAAGAATGCAACAACAATCAGGGGGGATGTTTGAAACCCAATTTGTTGCTGCGATGCAATATGTATCGAAAATTCCGCACCTGCACAATAGGAAAATGGAAAATGGGTCCGTAACCCTGACCTGCATAATTGCGGTGCCGAAATGGCATGATATGTGCATGGAAAGCCATGTTTCGTGGTTATTCAGGAGTTTTTGACCCCGTCATGCGCCCGGTTTTCGCCTTTGGACTGATGTTTGCGAGCTTATGGCTTCCTGACTCCGCGCAGGCCAGCCCGGCGGCCAAGGCTGGTTTAAATGGGGATGATTGGGGCCTATGCTCCCGCTATACGGCGGCCCAAGAGCGTCTCGACGGGATTCCCCAGCATCTGCTAACCGCCATATCGGTTGTTGAAACCGGGCGCTCTGGTCAGAACGGGCGGGCAATAACTGCCTGGCCCTGGACCATCAACGCCGAAGGAAAAGGGTATTATCTGCCCAGCAAGGCCTCTGCCGTGGCCAAGGTAGAAGAGTTGCGGGCTCAGGGAATGAAAAGTATCGACGTGGGCTGCATGCAGGTGAACCTCATGTATCATGACGATGCGTTCACGGATTTGCAGCGGGCGTTCGACCCCAAAACCAATGTAGCTTATGCCGCCGCGTTTTTATCTCGGTTGCAGGTGCGAACAAAATCCTGGGTCGAGGCGGCTGGGCAGTATCATTCCACCCGTCGGGTCAAAGGTACCAATTACCGCACCAAGGTGATGGAGGCCTGGACGGATTTGCATGAGCAGCAAGGCGGCGCCGATGAAACGGTGGTTGCCGGAGCGAAACCGAAAACCAAGCCGGCCACCATCGACCCCCTGCGATTGGTCGACCTGAACAGAAGCTTCAAGCTCAAGCGCATGGCGGCAAAGCCGGAAAAAGGCGCGGCCAAACGTGGCCAGCAATTAGATGACTGGCGCAGCATGCGGGACAAACAGCCCTTTACCGTACTCGCCGCTGTACAGATGGCCCGCAACAAGCAAAGCCTGCGCGCAGCCATCGGCCGCGAAACCAAGATCCAGAAAGCCAACCATTTCGAGCAGCGCCGCCGCAAGCAGCTCACCAAGTGGCGTATCGGCAATGGATATGAATGAACAAGGGGGTGTGAGTCGCCACGGACCTTGCGCTATCTACTTTTGAGTTTCAGAAGACCAACGGAATTGGGTTTTGGGATGAGCCGATACTTTGATCCCTCAGAGGTCACATAAGCGGGCCGAGTAACTTCGCCATAATCATATTCGTCAGCGAATTGGACGTCGAAGTAGGGGTCGAGCACCCGGTCGCCCATGGCTGATTGATAGCTATTCCGGAACCTTTTGTAGTCTTTGTGCCACCAACGATCGGCAGGAAAAATAATGTACGTACGGGAGTTGTGCGGAACCCTGAACGCCCAAAAATCGGTTACTCCCGTTGCCGGATACAAGCTGGTTCCATCCATCGCGAGATGAATGGGTTTGTATTGCTGGTCAAATAATTCGGCGAGTTTGACAAGATGGCGTGGGTCAGAAGTTGATCTGGTGATCTGTTTATAAGCGCTAGAGATCTCGGCATACCATTCTTTGTTCGTTTGCATGTGTTGGTGTTCCGACTGATGGGGCAGGCCTTCAGTCGGAGGTGAGGCACTTCGGTTCTCGGCGGATTTTTCAGCCTCGGCATCGGCCTCTGGAGATGACGTGTCGTCGCCCGGAACCATTGTGTCTGGTATCAGACTTCGGACGTCGTCTATTTTTTCTTCCAAATCTGTAAGCCATGGTGGTTTGATATGCTGATTCGCTTGTAATTTCTTCCCAGTATTAAATATATAATTATGGGTCTTATCAAGCTTGCCTGTGGTTATGTAGTGAGAAATTGTTATTGAAATCAATACAATAATAAGAATTATTCCTATAAATATGTTGCCGCTGTTTTCATTAATTATACTAATAATTTTTTTGTCACGATGATTTGTAAAATTAGATTGCTTATTATTTGTTTTTACGGGTATGGATGCTTTTGTTTCCACGTGCCCAACGGGCTTGGCGCTTGTTGAGAATGGGACTGGGGCCAAAGAATGGTCGGCGGCCCTGCCACTGTTCTGAGAGCCTTTTTCCGCGATCAGGTCCTGAAAATCTTTTGGGTATGATGTTTGACAGGCATCTTCGCGGGAGACCTGCAAGACAAGGTCGACCAAGTCAGGTGACCGGGCATTGTCCGACCCATAAAATCGAGCAAGGAATTGCTCAAAATCATCTGGCTCAACCCAAATGCAGGCTTCCATGACCCGGGTATCTTCTGCCTCGGAGGGGGCGCCCTCCTGCCCCTTGGGTGTGATGGCGTTTTGTTGTATGGGAGAGGGCTTTGCGGGCGCAGTCTGGGCCGACAGGCTTGTAGGAAATAAAAAACAGAGGACGAGCATACACAAAATTCGCCGATGTCGGAGAATGCGCGTTGCCATGGTTACTGGTCACCCCTTTCAACAGCAACCTCGCCTTCAATAATGAGCCCGATAAGTTCTCTGAACGCAATGATGAACGGTGGTTCGATTCCCCCCATGGAGTGAGAACTGTGCGCACGCTTGCTTGCCTGTTCATATCGACCGCGCGCTCTGCCGATGGGGGTGCTAATGCGGTCGCTGAGGACCCTGTGTAGTGCATCGTTTAGATCGATGCCATGTCCGAAAGTTTTTTCGAATGCCGCAAGCATGGCGCGAAGCTCGGTCAGGTCGCCGGTGCTCCATCGGTTGGCGACCGGAAGTTCATGCATGGGCGTGTCCGCTTCGAGGGTTTTGTCATCGCACTGCAGGTATTCTCCGCTCACAATCGACCGGCACACATCGGCCCCAGCCCTATTCCCGTCAAGGTCTTCGAGGCTAACCACCATACCATGGGCGACTTCTTCCTTCGGGTGGGTACTAAACACCAACTGATCACCAATATTCTCAAAACCTGATTTCTCTTTGAGAATGCTCACGGCCTTGGCGGAGCGCTGGCCATTGAAATAGTGTTTGAATAAAAGGCTGCCACGACCGCCGAGGCACACGTGCATGGGGGCGATATTCGGATCGACAATGCCCTGATCGATCAAATGCTTAATATTGTGACCGATATAGTAAAATAGTCCGGATAGGGAGATCTCGGCAATGGTATGGAGGAGCCTCATGGGGGGGGTGGGCTCTATGCTCGGAAATTTATCGGAGAATTTTATTTTGTACCACTCGCTGTTGACTATTATTTCTATGGCGCTAATGGTTTTGGTCGCTTCAATGGTATTATTATCTTTCGGTTTATTTCCTTTTTTCTTATTTGCATTGTTTGTTTTGTGTAAGGAATTGCTGATGGCCTGCCGCATTGTCGCATCATCTTCGCTGAGTGCGTCGAGGATTGTCAGATTGTGGGCCAGAAAGTCGATCAATGTATGTCTGCCAGCCAGTTCCAGGGAAGCCTGCCACCGGGGTTTCCCAGCCTGCCATAGGGCCACATCGGTGGTCTGTCCGCCAATATCCAGCACAAGGGCCGTATCGGTAAGGATGCCCTTGTCTTGATTGGCGGCATAGAAGTGCCGCGCCGTGGCTTCGCTTTCTGTCATCAATTTAGGCTGTATTTCTGGTTTTTTGATATCGAGGCCCTTGGCCAGTGCCTGAGGCATAAGTCCCTCGAAGCCTTCGATCTGACTCGGCAAAAACGCTTCGGGGTAGGAGAACCACCAATCGGTTTCGGCGGGATTGCCGCCTTGTTCGATGATTTCCAACGCACTCATCATCACGACTTGGGATAGAAATATCGTGACATTCTCTCTGGACCGACCCGTATGGTTCCAGTCTGGGTCATCCCATTTTAAATTGAAGCTGATCTGTTCCGATTGGTTCTCACGGAATAGAATATCCAGACTCTTGGAAAGATCACCATGGAAGAACGGAATGCGGTGGGTCAATAGAGGTGTGCTTTCCATCGTCTCCGCATTCAAACGCCGTGTGAGCGCGGTCATGAACGGGACAGGGATATCTCCGGTGGGCAGGAAAAACTCCTTGAGACTGTCGCCATCGGAATCCTTGTGGACCTCGAAGTATGGAACAAATCGATCCTTGAACCGGGCTTTGTTAATATCGGCTCCTCGCGCAACGTAGACGTTGGTATTGGTGGTTCCGAAATCGATTCCCACCGACCAGGCACGGGGGTCCATGTGCGCTTGGTCAAGGACGGGACACAGAAGCAGGCCTTGGCGGCTGTCCTGATCGCCCGAACAGAGCTCGTTGGACCAAGCCAAGGCTTCCGGAGGCTCGGAAAGCCGGTATAGGCGGGACAGAAATCTTTCATCATCGGCCAAGGTCAAAGGGCTAAGTTGACCCTTCACCGCTTCGATCAGGGAGGAGGCCGCTTCCACGCCATCGCGGGGGAGGTCGCCCTTGTCCAGGACCTCGGTCAGGATCTCCAGGTTCAAGGGGACCGTGGGCAAAATGGAACTCAGAGCCGGATCAGCCTCGAAAAACAGCCAGTGGACGGACCAATGCGGGGACTGAATATTCGGCCACCCGACCAGATTGGAGGAAATCTCATGGGAGGCATCGGCGGGAGTTTCGTAGGTCCGTTGCAGGGTGATGGAAAGGGGGGCCGTGCCTTCGGCAACGGATTTCAGTGTCAGGGTGAAGTCCACAATAGCGCGATCCGCCTGTTGCCGAAGGCGGCAGTTCCGGCGAAGTTCAGCTGGCTCCAACAACAACAACGTTAAAGGTTTCAGGGGATAGAGATAATTCCGGAGTTCCTCGGGATGGCTGGCAATCCGCTGGTCTGAGAACTTACTTATACGTGGTTCGAACAGGTCGTCCTCGGTAACGATCAAATAACCCTTTTCCGCGGCCTCCTTGCGGATTGTGGGAAGTATGTTTGCCGTATCATTGAGCAGGTCATCCAGGGAATAGGCGTTCCAGATGCGGATTTCGGCGGCCTCGACTCCCATCTGTTGGGGCAGGCTCGCGAATACCGGAATAACCCCTTTGAATGCATTGCGAAGCGGGACACGGGCCGGAATCCATATTTCATAGGGAGTTTCGTGACGGATGACGGAGGCTGAATTCAACAGCGAATAGACAGATTGATTCTGTGGCATGTTCAAGCCCAACGGGGCCGGATCCATGGGCGGATTTGGATGACGGCGCCGGTCTCTGACGTCTTGGACAAAGGCGTCAATCAGGTCAAGCAGTCGGTGGCCGACCAGTCCCTCATTCTCTGATTTCACCAGTTGCCGCAGGCCACTGTTCAGCTGATTGAGATATTTTGCGATGAGCGCCAAATCCTCCGGGCTGGCATCGCCCAAGGGATCGGACATCCTGTCGGCCATCCAGGGAACGGCTCCTTGTAGAGCCTCAGTCGCCGATTTGACCGGACAGACCAGAAAGGAGGGTGTGAGAAATGCCAGTGGCTTGCCATTGAGGATCAGCAGGCCGATTTCATTCCATGATCCGGTTTGCAGCGTGGAATGGCTCGGCTTCATGATGTCGGCAATTCTCGCGAACGGAACAATGCCTGCTTGCGGGTGTGGGGTGTTGCTTTCGACGGAGATGGTGCGAGACGAGATGTTTACGCCCCTGCTCGAAGAGACGGCCAACAGACCGATTATCGCCCTCCACTCGCAGACCGCCCGTTTGGCCAAGGGGTGATCATCGTCTCGTAGGGCCGAATCAAAGGCGACCACCTGGGCCCAGACGTCGGGAATTGAAAACACCTTTTCCAATGTCAAAGGCACGTTTCCAGACATATTTTCTGCCACGTCATCGAGCATGTCGAAGGTGTCATCCCCCGTCCATACGCCGGCATCATTGGGCAGTTGGGTCGAATAGCCATTTTCTTTGGCTTTTGGCAGCAGGTGAATCGTCTGACTCATGGGTGATCAATCCTCCAGATAGCGTTGCAGCGGGCGGCTATTCCGGCAGGCTGCAATGCTCGTACAGCGACCTCAGAAAAACGCCCATACGCATCGTGTTCTTAGGTGGTTTTGAATAGGTCAGGGCATCGAACAACTCCGCCAGCGTATCGGCGGGCTTGCCATGAACGAGATCGGAAAAGCCGTCCATATGGTGCTCTTCCGCCTTGTCGTTGAGAGCCAGCAACCCATCCGCAAGAAGTTTGTTCCCCGCCAGATATCTGGTTTCGAAAAGCGCGATCTTCAGGTCGGAGGTTTGCGAACGCGCGCAAAGGGTCATCGACCATCGCATCAGGTTTTGGCAGTACTGCCGGGTTTTCTTCAGCAGATCTTGATGGCGGTCCATGGAAATATCCACTCCGGCGTCTTCGATCAGCTTGCGATACCAGGCTTGGTTTTCAACGATCCCAATGCCGACCTCGCCGTTACCGACGGTCAGATACTCGCCATAGACCAAGTCCAAGGCGATCGCGAAACGCAAGGCTTGTCCCAAGCGGTCGCGGCACTCCCAATTGCGATCAGCGGTGACGTCCGGCAGATCTTCCCAGCCAAAAGGAACCGGCTGTCCATTTCTGTCGGCGCGTTTGCCGAAACGATAAAGCTTTTTGTCGGGAACTTCGGAAGACCGGAAAAATGTCAGGGATGCCAGGGCGGCGGATAGTTCGGGAATCAAAGGCGGATTGTTCTGCTGCATGCCCCCCGGATGTGAGTCGCCCACGGGGATCAGTTCCGGCCAGCCAATAAAATAGATGTTATCGAAGAGTGTCGGGTCACCGGTCATCTGGTGATAGTAGTGCTTCAAAGAGGCGCGAGTTTGAGCCAGAAAGATATCGGAACCCGGCGCGCTTTGCGTATTCTGGCCGGATTTCGCATCAAACCTGAAGTAGGGAAGCACCAAAGCACCGCTGATATGAACCCCCTGTCGAACACCGGCATCGCGGAGGGTTTCGCGCAGCAGTTTGGCAATGGCGGGAAAGCCCGCGGCACCCGTTCCGCCAAAAATGGAGGCGACCAAGAATATACGGCTTTCTTCGCCCTGTTGCGGTTCCTTGAGCGCTTGCAGTAAGGAATCCCAGAACGGCTCTTCCGGCTGGGCGCCCGCCAAGCTGACCGCCGCCCCAATGGCCGGGCGGGCACGGAATCCTTCGGTTAGGTCGAGGGTTTGTTCATGCTTGTTGTATAGGCCATCAAACAAATCACGGGCATCTTCCGACATGGTCTGAGAGCTGAACAGCTCCCGCATATTGTCGTTACCCGCGGGCACAGGAGACCAATGGCTTCCCTGGGGAAGGGTGGCGATCTTGGTCCCGAAGAGCGCACAGTCCTCCCCAATATCCGACTGTCCCTGATCGGCCCCGCCTTCATTCCGCAAGCGCTCCCGGAGCTGTTGGTAGAGCTCCAGCAACTGCGTTGCGCGGGCCAGGTTTCCATTCCCTTTATCTGCATCGACAAAGCTCATGGTCAAAGTGTCGGGACCCAACCCGCAGGCACACAAGTGTGTCACGGCTTCGAGGGCCCGGGCGCCCGTTCCGCCGATACCAATCAGATGGTTTTGCGTCATGGTTTCGTTAACTCCCCCGCAGTAGGCCCGAGCCAGGCACGGCCGCTTTCAGCCCTTTGCATGTCAAAAACAGGCTTGCTATCCAATAAAGTGGAAATACGACCAAAAGCGCGAAGCCAAGCAGAAGCATTTTGCCGGTTCCGGAAAGCACGCTATGATTGCCTAGATAGGAAAACAATGTCACCGAGACGAACGTAAATGTGATGGCGACAATGAACCAGCGCCACCAGATCACGCGGGCGCCACTAACTTCAATGGGGTCGTAAATTTTGATGGTTGTTGCCTCTATGGCCCAACCAATAGTGCTAATGGCAAGAATACCCCAGGCGCTGACAAGGACGTCTTCCACGAATCCTGCCGCTCTGTTCACGAAGGTTAGCGCCGCGCCTCCAACGAGCAAATCAGCGCGAATCAATAACTCAACAATATATTCATAGGTTAAAGACCATAGTAAATATAGTAAAGAAGCTACAATAAGGCAGTATGAAATAGAAAAAACAATAGAAAGACCTTTATTTATCGGCATGAATCCCCCTCCAATTACTAGTTTTTAGGTGTGTATAACACCGTATCTGGCAGAGTAAATGCATAGATGAATATATAAATATGCATCTATATATTTAAAATAGATAAAAAAGAAAATAACAAATTTTTTAAAACACTATCATCGCATATGATATTGAGTCAATATAAGATATAATCTTGACTCAACGTCAAGGTGTGATGATAAAAATAATATGTGTCTATGAAAAAATGGTCAAAATAATGCATAAATATCTATGTATATAATGAATAATTAATTATGAAATGAAGTTTACTATAATAAACGTGGGTGAATAAAATTAAGTCATGTGAATTCAGTTTTTATGGGTCGAATAGGGGTGTGTTTACATGGGTTTCTGGGGGAGTGGTGGGAGAAATAGGCCGCAAGCCAAGGGTGTTTTAGGGGTGCCTCGATCAGCACGATCCGGCAGGAGAGCAACCAGAAGTGGGTTTGGAGGAATCTGGCCGGCGGTGGTGATTCTCGCCGGTGGCCTGCTCTTGGTCTTGGTGATAGTGGCCGTTTCTGATCCCGGTGGTCAAAAACCCATTCCCCCTGGGGAAGCACATTTATCGGTAGAGGAGTTGTATCGACAGGGGTTTTCCGAGTTCCAAAACGGCAATCGCGACCGAAGCTTCGCTTTGATGTTGGAAGCGGCCGAAAAAGGACATGCATCCGCAGCCTACGTCACGGCGATGTTCTTTGACAAAGGTCTCAATCCCGGAGAACTGGCGAACGAAAAAAAAGCCATGTGCTGGTACGATGCCGCCGTTCGCTGGGGTGAAGATCGAGCCGCCATCGCTGCAAGGCTATTGGTTACCGGAGCCAACGTGGCCGCCGGGATCATCCTTCCCGATGACCCTGTCAAGCAAGAGGTCTATGGCGACGCGACAACCTGCAGCAGCTTCGAACATATCCCTCCTATTCTTCCTGTACTTCCAGAGCTAGAGGGGGGGGAAGAGGAAGTGAATGAGAGGCGCCCTCTCCTGATACCCGG
The sequence above is drawn from the Magnetospira sp. QH-2 genome and encodes:
- the clpB gene encoding ATP-dependent chaperone ClpB is translated as MEFDKLTERVRGFLQNAQGLAARHHHQQLTPLHILSVLLEDKEGMAAGLIAAAGGDAKAARKDCAAELDKLPKVEGAGAGQMYVDSDTARLFDQARQMADKAGDEFITAERLLQAMTLTFETPANEVLKQAKVTPQALNRAVEDMRKGRTASSATAEDNYDALKKYARDLTAAAEEGRIDPVIGRDEEIRRTIQVLSRRTKNNPVLIGEPGVGKTAVVEGLAQRIVSGDVPEALLTKRLLVLDLGALVAGAKFRGEFEERLKAVLTEVQSAAGEIILFIDEMHTLVGAGAAEGSMDASNLLKPALARGELHCVGATTINEYRKHVEKDAALARRFQPVFVAEPTVEDTVSILRGIKEKYEMHHGVRIADAALVSAASLSNRYISDRFLPDKAIDLVDEAASRVRMEVDSKPEEVDELDRRIIQLKIEREALKKESDSASRSRLERLETELADLEQRSGSLTDRWKAEKDHLAEATKLKEKLDQARIAAERAMREGKLEEASELQYSLLPELERRLSEAEGQENTRMVEEAVLESHIASVVSRWTGIPVDKMLQGEREKLLNMEQALRGRVIGQDEALVAVSDAVRRARAGLQDINRPIGSFLFLGPTGVGKTELTKALAGFLFDDEQAMVRIDMSEYMEKHAVARLIGAPPGYVGHDEGGMLTEAVRRRPYQVVLFDEVEKAHPDVFNVLLQVLDDGRLTDGQGRTVDFRNVLIILTSNIGAEILSEQADGHDSEEIRPQVMEMVRQAFRPEFLNRLDEVILFHRLFREHMGGIVEIQLSRLSKLLEERKITIELDDAAKDWLSDAGYDPAYGARPLKRVIQKNLQNALAGLILEDRVKDGDRVLVSADSNGLTLNGEGGG
- a CDS encoding transglycosylase SLT domain-containing protein gives rise to the protein MRPVFAFGLMFASLWLPDSAQASPAAKAGLNGDDWGLCSRYTAAQERLDGIPQHLLTAISVVETGRSGQNGRAITAWPWTINAEGKGYYLPSKASAVAKVEELRAQGMKSIDVGCMQVNLMYHDDAFTDLQRAFDPKTNVAYAAAFLSRLQVRTKSWVEAAGQYHSTRRVKGTNYRTKVMEAWTDLHEQQGGADETVVAGAKPKTKPATIDPLRLVDLNRSFKLKRMAAKPEKGAAKRGQQLDDWRSMRDKQPFTVLAAVQMARNKQSLRAAIGRETKIQKANHFEQRRRKQLTKWRIGNGYE
- a CDS encoding tubulin-like doman-containing protein, whose product is MTQNHLIGIGGTGARALEAVTHLCACGLGPDTLTMSFVDADKGNGNLARATQLLELYQQLRERLRNEGGADQGQSDIGEDCALFGTKIATLPQGSHWSPVPAGNDNMRELFSSQTMSEDARDLFDGLYNKHEQTLDLTEGFRARPAIGAAVSLAGAQPEEPFWDSLLQALKEPQQGEESRIFLVASIFGGTGAAGFPAIAKLLRETLRDAGVRQGVHISGALVLPYFRFDAKSGQNTQSAPGSDIFLAQTRASLKHYYHQMTGDPTLFDNIYFIGWPELIPVGDSHPGGMQQNNPPLIPELSAALASLTFFRSSEVPDKKLYRFGKRADRNGQPVPFGWEDLPDVTADRNWECRDRLGQALRFAIALDLVYGEYLTVGNGEVGIGIVENQAWYRKLIEDAGVDISMDRHQDLLKKTRQYCQNLMRWSMTLCARSQTSDLKIALFETRYLAGNKLLADGLLALNDKAEEHHMDGFSDLVHGKPADTLAELFDALTYSKPPKNTMRMGVFLRSLYEHCSLPE